The sequence below is a genomic window from Flavobacterium sediminilitoris.
ATATTGGAGTACCATTGACCTTATTGTCTTTTACTAAAGAAACAGAAGTAGGAATTGTAGAAATGGGTGCTAATCATCAAAAGGAAATTGAATTTTTATGTAATATCGCCGAACCTGATTTTGGATATATTACAAATTTTGGAAAAGCACATTTAGAAGGATTTGGTGGAATTGAAGGTGTCATAAAAGGAAAAAGCGAATTATATGATTATTTGTATGAAAATGAAAAAATAGCTTTCGTAAATCTTGATGACGAACTTCAATCTTCTAAAACAGAAAAAATTACTAGATATACTTTTTCTCAAAACTATAATAGTGATATTAAAATAAAAAGCATTGAAGCTAATCCAATGGTAAATATTGAGTATGATTCTATTAATATACATTCAAATTTAATAGGAATTTACAATGCTAACAACATCAATGCCGCTATAACAATTGGTAATTATTTTAGCATAGACAATTTACTGATAAAAGAAGCCATAGAGAGTTACATTCCTACAAATAATCGATCACAATTAATCAAAAAAAATGATAACGAAATCATTTTAGATGCATATAATGCAAATCCAAGCAGCATGAGTGCTGCAATTACAAATTTCTTACAATTAGACAAAGAAGATAAAATACTAATTCTAGGAGACATGTTTGAATTAGGAAATGAAAGTGAAAGTGAACATAAAAAAATCATAGAATCTTTAATTGGAAAAGAATTAAAATGTTATTTCATAGGTAATGATTTCTATAAAAATAAAATTGGAGATAGTAATTTTGATTTTTTTGACAATTATGAAAATTTCTCAAAGTCATTTGAGAGGACTCTATTTCAAAACCATTTAATACTTATAAAAGGATCGAGAGGAATGGCTTTAGAAAGAGTTTTAGAACTACTTTAATTTTTATTGACTAGTTTAAAGGTATTTTTATTAAAGCTTCAATATTCATTTTCAGATATTCAGAAGATTTCAAACCGCTTTCTTTAGAAAAAACATGTCCTTTTTTATAATAATGTACCATTGGTATTACATTAATATCATTATCCAAAAACAAATTGGAATCTCTTTCAATATCAATAGTGATAATTCTAATCATTTTAAATTCATCATGAATACTTTTTAATATTTTTTTCATTTTACGACAAGGACTACACCAATTTGCATAAAACAAAACAATTACTAATTCGTTATCTTTTAAAATAGTAAACAAATCATTATCACTAGTAATTTCAATCATTATATCGTTTTTAAGTTACAAAGATTGATTTTATATTTAAATTTATAATATTCCTTTTTACATAATTAATTGTCAATTTTTCATACAAAAGAAAAATATATCAATCCAAGTTTAAAACATTTTTACACTATTATTCTTAAAGATTTTAGGAAAACTCTCATATATTAAAAAACTTATAACAAATAAATATTCTAAAAATATTAAAACATAGCTTTCCTTAAAAGGAGTTTGACTATAAGCAAAGTAACTCAAGATTACAAAAAATGCCCAAATTATTGGAAATCGAAATTTTGTAA
It includes:
- a CDS encoding UDP-N-acetylmuramoyl-tripeptide--D-alanyl-D-alanine ligase, which gives rise to MNIKDIYSKFLDCNSITTDTRKIEQGNLFFALTGEKFNANTFAKQALEKGAKYVIIDDKNYFIDNRTILVDDTLKTLQELANYHRRQLKLKIISLTGSNGKTTTKELIHAVLSKKYQTKATIGNLNNHIGVPLTLLSFTKETEVGIVEMGANHQKEIEFLCNIAEPDFGYITNFGKAHLEGFGGIEGVIKGKSELYDYLYENEKIAFVNLDDELQSSKTEKITRYTFSQNYNSDIKIKSIEANPMVNIEYDSINIHSNLIGIYNANNINAAITIGNYFSIDNLLIKEAIESYIPTNNRSQLIKKNDNEIILDAYNANPSSMSAAITNFLQLDKEDKILILGDMFELGNESESEHKKIIESLIGKELKCYFIGNDFYKNKIGDSNFDFFDNYENFSKSFERTLFQNHLILIKGSRGMALERVLELL
- a CDS encoding thioredoxin family protein; the encoded protein is MIEITSDNDLFTILKDNELVIVLFYANWCSPCRKMKKILKSIHDEFKMIRIITIDIERDSNLFLDNDINVIPMVHYYKKGHVFSKESGLKSSEYLKMNIEALIKIPLN